The Pseudanabaena sp. ABRG5-3 genome includes the window TCTACTCCATCACCGAGTTTCCCAACACCAGTCTGGCAAGCGCTGAGTATAACCAAATCTATATTGGGAATTTGCCAATCGCTGATCTCATTTAGACGGATTTTATCGCCATTGCCAAAGATAATGAACGAATTGTCTGGTACGCCAGTATTAAATTCAGCATGGGAGGCGAGATGGAGAATGTTGTGGTCTTTGAATTTAGACTCGAGCGCTTGGCGACTAAACTGGTCTTCAGTTAAAGTAACAGAGTTTTGGAATGAATTGGCGATCACTTGGACTTCTTTGAGGGTAGCAGGTAATCCCAATTGTCCAAATCTTTTCTCCCCTGCTTTCCCACCAAACGCTCCTGCTAGGATATTAGGCTGAGTTTTAGGCTTTGGGGAAAAGTCCGATAGGCTATAGGCGATCAGGTTACTGATTTGATATTTTTCAATCAGCCATTTTTTGCCGTCATATAGCGCCGCAAGGGGAACATATCGCATTTGTCCATCAGGTGCGTAGAGAATCGTTTGGGCTTTGGTTTGGATGAGTTCTGCTTCGATGGGTTTGATTAGTAGATTGTAAAGGGCAACAGCCGCAGCTTTATAATCTTCAGAAGTTGTATCGAGCAGTCCCGTTCTGTAATTATTAATTAAGTCTTCTAATTCTTTTTGGGAGATTTTGACAGTGTGGTTGAGGGGAGGGGAATTAGGAGAGAAGAGGATTAGCTCGAGGCGATCGCTTAAAATTAATGGATAAAGTAACACTGTACCTTGAGGAATTTGTTGCAGATAGTCAGGAATTTTGTTTAGCTCCGATGTAGGGATTTGGCGGATCTGATTAGCAAGTTGCAGATTGATTTCTGGGCTATTCTCCAACTTTAAAATGGGCAACTGACGACCAATCACTTTCTCTGGTTCTAAGAGCTTTACCCCCTGAGCCGTTCTATCGTTCCCTTTCACATTTTTGAGATAGTCTTCTAGCTCCTGCACTTTTAGGAGATCGAGGACTTGTAGGGCTTCTATTATCCTTCCTTGCGTTAGCAGTAGACTTGCCAGATGGCGATAGGTGCGGGCAACTGTATCCAAAAAAGACTTCTGTTCTTCTTTACTTAGTCCGCGCAGATCTTTACGGATCGATTCTTGGATATTAACTGATTTCTTGTAAGCAAGGATGGATAATGTCGTTTGGTTGAGGTCAGCAAAGATTACTCCCAAGTTATTGAATACTCTTCCTTCCCCTCGCCGATCGCCAAGTTCGATCGTGATCGCTAAGTCTCGCTGATAAAAGGGGAGCGCTTTGTCGTACTGTCTGAGTTTGTTGTAAATGATGCCAAGTCCACCAACGGCTCGCCCTTCAGTGACGCGATCTTTAATTTCATAGGCGATCGCTAGTTGTTGGTGGTGGAAGGTAAGGGCTTTTTGATACTGACCTAATTCGCGGTAAGCAATACTAAGATTGCCGAGAGTACTTGCTTCCTCCTTGCGATTTTCGCTATCGCGGAATATTTCTAAAGCTTGTTGGTAAAAGGTAACGGCTTCTTTATATTTCAGTAAATTACTATAAGCGATACCAAGATTGTTGAAAGCCCTGCCTTGACCATTAAGGTCTTTGAATCCGCGAGCGATCGCCAAATCCTGTTCGTAAAAGGTAATTGCTTTTTGGTACTGACCTAATTCCCGATAAACAATGCCCAGACCACCGAGCGCTCTTCCCTCTCCCGCACGGTCTTTGATTTCGCGAGTAATGGCTAACTGTTGTTGATGAAAATTAATTGCTTGCTGATATTTCCCTAGCTCGCGGTGAGCAATCCCAAGATTCCCGACGGCATTTCCTTCATTCTGGCGATCCTTAAGTTCTTGGAATATCTCCACAGCCTGTTGGTAGAAGGCGATCGCTTTTTCGTACTGTCCTAGGAGGATGTAGCTAAGTCCAAGACTATCAAGGGCATTGGCTTCACTTTTACGATCATTGAGTTCACGGGCGATCGCTAAACGCTGTTGAAAAAAATTAACTGATTTGTCGTACTGTCCCAGCATGTAGTAGGCAATGCCGAAATTGTTCAGTACTTTTCCTTCGCCTGCACGATCTTTGATTTCTCGATAAATTTGCAGGGTCTTCTGCCATGTTTGAAAGGCAGCTTGAGTCTGGTTATTGCGATATTGCTGCAATCCTTGGTTTAGCAATCTACCTGCCTCTGCTCTGCGGTCAGATGCTTCTTGCGCCCATAGGCGATCGCTACCCAATATTGGTACGGACAAGCAAGACAAAAGAGTGACCAATGCGATCGCGCCCAAACCTTTATTCATGGCAAAAATTCTTCTCCTAAATCACAAAATTTGATCGCGCCTCACAACAGTCCATCTAAACTTTAAACCCAAATTGCTGTTTCGCTAGCGTAGCTAGCGGAACAGCAATTTGGGTTTATTTTATAACTATGCTGAGATACTTAATACCAAAACTCAAAATGGCTATGCCATTTTGTAGTTTTAAAACCCCTCAATGGGTTTGGTTTTTAATTCACGAAAGTGTGACAACACTTTCGTGAATTGGGATAACAAATGACTACAATCCATTGCCGATCGCAAAAAATGCTGACCAATAATTTGGATGATTATATTTTGGTGATTTGATCAAAGTAACTTGCGCTCTATTTAATGCTTCAGTAGGTGTGACATCACCTTTTTTGAGTTCACCATAAAAAGCTTCCATTAATGCTTGAGTACCTTCATCGTTGACAGACCAAAGTGAAGCGATCGCGTTTTTTGCTCCTGCTTTCTGGACTTGATAACCAAAGCCTAAGATTTCTACACCATCGCCCAACTTACCAACTCCAGTCTGACAAGCACTTAGCACGATCAAATCGATATTCGGAATTTGCCAATCGGTGATTTCATTGAGACGAACTTTGTCACCGTTGCCGAAAATAATGAAGGAGTTATCTGGAACGCCTATGTTAAATTCGGCATGGGTGGCAAGATGCAGAATATTATGATTTTTGAATTTTGCTTCGATCGCTTGGCGACTAAAATTCTCTTCGGTTAACGTGACTGAGTTTTGAAATAAATTGGCGATCGCTTGAACTTCTGTAAGCGTCGCTGGCAAAGCATTTTGTCCAAATTTTTTCTCTCCTGCTTTACCGCCAAATGCTCCTGCGAGGATGTTGGGTTGAGTTTTTAGATTTGGCGCAAAGTCGAAGAGGCTGTAGGCAATCAGATTATTAATGCGGTATTTCTCTGCTAGCCATTGTTTGCCGTCATAGAGTGCGGCTAGGGGAATATAGCGCAAGATGCCATCGGGTGCGTAGAGGATTGTGGTGACTTTGGCTTGGGTGAGATCGGCTTCGATGGGTTTAATCAGTAATTTGTATAGTTTTGCCGCAGGTTCTTTGACATCTTCAGAGCCAGAATCAAGGAGACCAGATCTAAAATCAATCACTAGGGTTTCTAGCTCTTTTTGCGAGATGTTGACGGTGCGGCTGATGGGAGTGGTATTGGGTGTGAAGAGGATGATTTCGAGTCTGTCGCCTAAAATCAAGGGATAAAGTAAAGCTGTTCCTTGAGGGATTTTTTGGAGATAGTCGGGTACTTTGTTGATTTCTGATTTGGGAAGTTGTTGGATTTTGTTGGCAAGCTGGCTGTTAATTTCCTTGCTATTCTCAAAGCTAACCGCTAACAGCTCATCGTTAATCGCTTTCTCTGGTTCTAAAAGTCGGACTCCTTGCGCCGATCTGTCACTGCCTTTGATATTTTTAAAGTAGTCTTCGAGTTCTTGGACTTTGAGGAGATCAAGTACTTGTAGGGCTTCCATGATACGTCCTTGTTTAAGAAGGAGATCCGCAAGGTTGCGATAGCTACTTGCAATGGTATTGGTAAAAGATTGCTGTTCTTCTTCTCTAAGTCCTTTGAGACTTTGGCGAATAGACTCAAATACATTAACAGATTGCTTATAAAAGAGAATCGAGATTTCAGTCTGATCAAGTTGATTAAAGTCAACACCCAAATTATTGAGTGATGTTGCTTCACCTTGACGATCGCCAATTTGCTTTTTGATTGCCAAGGACTGCTGATGCAAATCAATTGCTCTTGGATACTGTCTAATATTTTTGTAGGCAACACCCAAATTATTGAGTGATCTTGCCTCACCTTGGCGATCGCCGATTTTCTCCTGCATTTCTAAAGCTTGTCGATAGAAGTCAATTGCCTTTTGATATTGTCTAAGCCTGTCATATGCTGCACCCAAATTATTGAGTGATCTTGCTTCAATACTGCTCTCTCCGATTTGCTTAGCGATCGCTAATGCTTGCTGATAAAAATCAATCGCCTTCTGGTACTGTCCCAGATAGTCATATACAAGCCCCAAGTTATTGAGTGACGTTGCTTCACCATCGCGATTACCAATTTGCTTTTTGATCGCTAAGGCTTGCTGATAGAAGTCTATTGCTTTCTGGTACTGCCCCAGATTTTTGTATATAGCACCCAAATTATTGAGTGATCTTGCCTCACCATTGCGATCGCCAATTTGCTTTTTGATTGCTAAGGCTTGCTGATAAAAAACAATAGCTTTCTGATACTGACCAAGATTATCGGAAGCAAGCCCTAAATTATTGAGGGATATTGATTCCCCTTCGCGATCGTCAATTTTCTTTTGAGTTGCTAAGGCTTGCTGATAGAGTTCTATTGCTTTCTGGTACTGTCCAATATTGTTATAAGCTAACCCCAAATTATTGAGTGACGTTGCTTCTCCATAGCGATGACCGATTTGCTTTTGGATTGCTAAGGATTGCTGATAGAGTTCTATTGCTTTCTGGTAATGTCCGAGACTATCGTATGCGCCACCTAAATTACTGAGTGCCATTGCCTCCCCTTTGCGATCGCTGATTTGGGTTGTGATCGCTAGAGATTGTTGATAGAAGTCAATGGCTTTCTGATATTGTCCAAAGTTTTCGTAGGCAGTACCTAAATTATTAAGTATGGTTGCTTCGCCTTGACGATCTTTGATTGTGCGATAGATTTCTAAAGCTAGTTGCCATGTTTGAATGGCTTCTCGATAACGACTAGCTTGATATAACTGATTTCCTTGCCTTAATAGTCGAGTTGCTTCTGTCTTGGAGTCTTGTGTTGTTTGAGCTTGGATACTTTCAATGATTGTGATTGACATCGGCAAACAAGACAAACAAGCCAACATTACAATACCGATCGCCTTATTCATCGTCAACATACTCACATTTACATCAAAACCCGCAGTAGCACAACAGCCAGCATAAAGCGATATTGCCAAAAACAGGCGATCGTTACAAAAAACATAACCAATCCAAATATGCTGATTTCTAACATGTCTGTAGATGTTGTGGCACAACTGACTGGACTGACTGCTAAGCAAGTGCAGAAACTGCAAAAGCTATCAAATAAAAATTCCCAAATCACCTTTGCTCTTTTGCAAAGGAACCAGTTTTTTGTGATCGTTTTGTAAATACTGCCTACAGCCCATTTCCAATCGCAAAAAATGCCGACCAATAATTTGGATGATTGTATTTTGGTGATTTGATCAAAGTAACTTGCGCTCTATTTAATGCTTCAGTGGGGGTGATATCGCCTTTTTTGAGTTCCCGATAAAAAGCTTCCATTAATGCTTGAGTACCTTCATCGTTGACAGACCAGAGAGAAGCGATCGCATTTTTAGCGCCTGCTTTCTGGACTTGATAGCCAAATCCTAAAATTTCTACACCATCGCCAAGCTTACCAACTCCAGTCTGACAGGCACTCAGCACGATCAAATCTATATTGGGAATCTGCCAGTCGGTAATTTCATTGAGACGGATTTTGTCGCCATTACCAAAAATGATGAAGGAGTTATCAGGTGTACCCGTATTAAACTCAGCATGGGTAGCAAGATGGAGAATATTATGATTTTTGAATTTCGATTCGATCGCTTGGCGGCTAAAGTTCTCTTCGGTTAACGTGACTGAGTTTTGAAATGAATTGGCGATCGCTTGAATTTCTTTAACCGTAGCAGGTAAAGCGGTTTGTCCAAATTTTCGCTCACCTGATTTACCGCCAAAGGCTCCTGCGAGGATGTTGGGTGAGTTTTTGGGTTGTGTAGAAAAGTCGAAGAGACTATAGGCAATCAAGTTACTAATGCGGTACTTCTCTGCTAGCCATTGTTTGCCATCATAGAGTGCAGCTATGGGAATATAGCGTAGTTGTCCATCTGGTGCATAGAGGATCGTTGTAGCTTTGGCTTGGACAAGTTCGGTTTCTATGGGTTTAATCAGCAATTTGTAGAGTTGTGCCGCAGGTTTTTTGACATCTTCGTTGCTAGCGTCAAGGAGTGCAGCCCTAAAATCAATCACTAGGTTTTCTAGTTCTTTTTGCGATATTTTGACGGTGCGGCTGATGGGCGTGGTGTTGGGTGAGAAGAGGATGATTTCGATGCGATCGCCTAAAATTAAGGGATAAAGTAAAGCTGTTCCTTGAGGGATTTTTTGGAGATAGTCGGGTACTTTGTTGATTTCTGATTTGGGAAGTTGTTGGATTTTGTTAGCAAGTTGTCTGTTAATTTCCTTGCTATTCTCAAAGCTAACAGCTAACAGCTTATCGCTAATCGCTTTCTCTGGTTCTAACAATCGAACACCTTGCGCCGATCTATCACTGCCTTTTATATTTTTGAGATAGTCTTCGAGTTCTTGAAATTTGAGCAAATCGATGACCTGTAGAGCCTCCATAACTCGCCCTTGTTTAATTAGCAAATCAGCAAGACGCTTATAACCATCAGCAACTGTTTCTAAATAGGATTGCTGAGCGGTTTTGGGGAGTCCCCGAATATCTTTGCGAATAGATTCACTAATATTGATCGATCTTTTATAAAAGAGAATCGCCAGTTCGGGTTGTTGTTGGGCAGTAAATAAATAGCCCAAATTTTTGAGTGTAGCGCTTTCACCATAGCGATCACCTATTTGTTGAACGGTGGCTAGAGCTTGATAGTAATAATTCAATGCTTTGGGGTACTGCCTTGAAATTGTGTAGGCACTACCCAGATTTGTGAGAACACTACCTAGTCCCTCGCGATCACCGATTTCCTGATAGATATTTAAAGACTGCTGGTAAAACTCAATTGCTTTTAAATATTGTTTTTGGTAGTGATAGGCAACTCCTAAATTGTTTAGCCATGCTCCTTCATTTTGGCGATCGCCTATTTGTTTGGCACTCGCGAGGGACTGTTGATAAAACTGAATTGCCTTTGGATATTGTTGGAGATAGTAGTAAGCATTGCCTAAATTGCCTAGCAATTTCCCTTCCCCCTTGAGATCGCCTATTTGCTTAGTGATCTCAAGGGACTTCTGATAAAAATCAAGCGCTTTTTGGTATTGTCCTAGAGAATTATGGACATTGCCCAGATTATTGAGCCAAATTGCGGTGCTATGACGATTATTAGTTTGCTGAGCGATCGCTAAAGACTGTTGATAAAATTCAATCGCCTTTTGGTACTGTCCCAAATAATAGTAAGCGTTACCTAAATTGCCTAAAGTGATTCCTTCGCCTTGACGATCGCCAAGCTTTTGGTCAATGACCAAAGACTGTTGAAAAAATTCAATTGCTTTTTGATACTGTCCCAAAGAGTTGTAAGTACTTCCCAAATTACCAAGCGCACTTCCTACACTTTTTTGATCGCGAAGTTGCTTAGCAATGACTAAAGATTGTTGATAAAAATTAATTGCTTCTTGGTACTTTCCAAGGGAATTATAAGCGTTGCCCAAACTCAAAAGTATGGTTCCTTCCCCATCGCGATCGCTAATTTGCCTAGCAATTGCTAAGGATTGATGGAAAAGTTCGATGGCTTTTTGATGTTGACCGATGGAGTCGTAGGTATTGCCTAAATTACCAAGTGCAAGACTTTCCCATTGGCGCTTGCCCATTTGTTTAGCAATTGCTAAAGACTGTTGATAAAAATCAATTGCTTTTTGATATTGTCCGAGGGAATTATGCACATTCCCTAAACCATTAAGAGAATTTCTCTGTATATCACGAATCACAATGCAGCTTTTATCTTTTGGCAAGTTAGCACAAACACTTTCGCTAGTTTGCTCAGCGATTGCTAGAGATTGCTGATAAAATTCAATGGCTTTTTGCTTTTGTCCTAGAAAGTTATACACATTGCCTAAACTATTTAATACATTGCTTTGCGATTGGAGATCGGCAATTTGAATAGCAATTTCCAATGCTTGCTGGTAATATGCGATCGCTTTTGCAGAATCTTTTAAACTGCGATAGACTTGTCCCAAGTTAATCAGAATTTTGGCTTCATTGCTGCGATCTTTGAGACTACGATAAATTTGTAAAGCTTGTTCCAAAGATTTTAATGCTTCTGGATATTGTTTTGCCTGATATAAGGTTCGGGCTTGTTCTCGCAACCGCTCTGCTTGTATTTTTGAGTTTAGGATTGTTTGGTCTTGAGGAGTTGTGATTGAACCTTTTTCTTGCGCCAATAAACGATCATCTTGACTTATGGGGATGGAAGTACAGGCTAAACAGGTTGTTATAATAATTGGGGGTAAGATTTTTCTGAATGTGATTCTATGCTTACTCATAGTAGAAGTTTGCCTCCTATATAATCTAGAAATTCATACCTAATCTCTACAAGCCATTACCAATCACAAAAAATGCTGACCAGTATTTAGGATGATTGAACTGCGACGACTTAATTAGTGAAATTTGAGCTCTGTGCAATGCTTCAGCAGTAGTAACATTACCTGTTTTGAGTTCCTTATAAAATGCTTCCATGAGAGCTTGTGTGCCTACATCATCAACCGACCAGAAGGATGCGATCGCCTGTTTTGCACCAGCTTTCTGAATCTGATAGCCAAAGCCCAAAATCTCGACCCCACTACCGAGTTTGCCAACCCCAGTCTGACAGGCACTGAGAACAATTAATTCCACATTGGGAATTTGCCAAGTAGTCAGTTCATTCAAGCGGACTTTATCCCCATTGCCAAAGATGATGAACGAATTTTCAGGCACACCATCATTAAACTCAGCATGGGTCGCAAAATGGAGAATATTGTAGCTATTGAATTTTGCTTCAGTATTAGCTCGGCTAAAGTCATCCTCTATTAAAGTAAAGGAGTCCTGAAATGAATTGGCGATCGCGATTACTTCCTTGAGCGTAGCAGGTAAACCCTGTTGTCCAAATTTTTTGGCTCCCGCCTTGCCACCAAAGGCTCCTGCGAGAATCCGTGGCTGCGTTTTAGGCTTAGGAGAGAAGTCGGAAAGGGTATAGGCAATGAGGTTGCTAATGCGATATTTTTCGCCGAGCCACTGCTTGCCATCATTGAGAGCGCTTAGGGGGATATAGCGCAAAATGTCATCAGGGGCATAGAGAATTGTCTGAGCTTGAATTAGCTCTGTCTCAATAGGTTTAATTAATAGTTTATAGAGCGCAATTGCAGGTTCTTTATAGTCTTCAGAGCCAGCATCGATCAACCCAGATTTGAATTCGGCAACTAACGCTTCTAATTTATCTTTAGTGATATTGACGGTGCGCTGGATGGGAAGATTCTGCTGCGAAAAGAGGATAATTTCTAAGCGATCGTCTAAAATGAATGGATAGAGTAATACAGTTCCTTTTGGGATTAGATTGAGATAGTCAGGGACTTTGTTAATTTCGGTTTTAGGAAGTTGTTGAATTTGATTGGCAAGTTGATTGTTGATGTCTTTGCTATTGTCAAAGCTAACGGCTAATAGCTTATCGCTAAGAGCTTTTTCTGGTTCTAAAAACCTGACACCTTTTGCCGTGCGATCACTACCTTTGATATTTTTAAAATAGTCCTCAAGTTCTTGCACCTTCAGTAAATCAAGGACTTGTAATGCCTCCATGACCCGTCCTTGTTTGAGCAAGAGATCTGCGAGATGGCGATAGCGATCAGCGACGGTGGCTAAATAGGATTGACGATCTGCTTGGGCGAGAGCACGAATATCCTTACGGATAGATTCGGTGATATTGATCGAAGACTTATAGAAAGCGATCGCTAAATGGTTTTGAGCGAGATTAACTAAAGTCGCAGCAATCTCAGCATTTGCCTGCGCTTCTCCCCTGCGTTCACCAATTTCCCGCACAATTGTGAGATGCTGCTGATACAAATCTAATGCTTTTTCATATTGTTTGAGGGCATAATAAGCATTGCCCAAATTACCCAAGGTTGCACCTTCCCCTTGACGGTCTTTGATATTGCGGACAAGCTCTAAGTTTTGCTGTAAATACTCAATAGCTTTTTGATGTTGTCCAAGGGCATTCAAGGTATTGCCTAGATTACCCAAAGTCGTGGCTTCACCATTGCGATCGCCAATTTGCTGATAGATGACTAGTGCCTGTTGATAGACCTCAGTGGCTTGCTGGTATTTGTTCAAGTATCCATAGGCATTACCTAAATTTTCGAGTGCTTTCGCTTCGCCACGTCGATCCGCGATCGCTCGAACAAGCTGTAAACTCTGCTGGAGCCATTCCAAGGCTTTTTGATATTGACCTAAATAAGCATAAGTATTGCCAATATTTCCCGTAGCATAGGCTTCTCCTTGGCGATCGCCGATGGTTTTGGTGGCGGCTAAATATTGCTGATAGAAGTCTAAGGCTTTTTGATATTGTCCTAGAGCCACATAGTTATTGCCTAAGAGACCAAGACTGAGACTTTCACCTTGGCGATCGCTCAGGTTTTGAGAAATTTTCAGGGCTTGCTGATGATGCTCAATTGCCTTTGGATATTGTCCCAAGGCAAAGTAAGTAGCTCCTAAATTATTAAGTACTTTCACTTCCAAATTGGAAATTTGCAATTGTCTGGCAATTTCGAGACTTTGGTTAAAAGCACTAATGGCGCGATCGTATTGGCTGAAAATAACGTAGATATTGCCGATCAATAAGCGCACATTGGCTTGATTGGGATAATCGTTGATTTCTTGATAAATCTGCAATGCTTGCTCAGCAGATGCCAAAGATTCACGAAACTGGCTCAATTGCGCCTGCTGAAGGCTTTGATTGAATAGGCGATCGGCTTCCATTTTGCGCGATTGCATCGGTTGAGCTTGGACAGTCATAGATGACATTGCCAGCGATAAACCAAAACCGCAACTATAAATTCCAGTTAAAACGAACGTGAGCCAATACGATTGAGAAGCCATAGCAGCACCTTAATTATTTAATTGCTTACAACCCATTGCCGATCGCAAAAAATGCTGACCAAAAATAGGGATGATTGTAATTTGAAGACTTAATCAAAGAAATTTGCGATCGCCTTAATGCCTCAGCAATGGGGATATCGCCCTTTTGTAACTCCTTATAAAAAGCATCCATGAGTAACTGTGTCCCCGTATCATCAACTTTCCACAGAGAGGCGATCGCCGATTTTGCCCCTGCCTTCTGGACTTGATAGCCAAATCCCAAAATTTCGATCCCTTCCCCCAAGGCCCCGATCCCAGTCTGACAAGCACTGAGAATGATCAGATCTACATTGGGGATATCCCAATCGCTAATTTCATTTAATCTAATTTTGTCGCCATTCCCAAAAATGATAAATGAGGTGTCAGGTGTACCAGTATTAAACTCAGCATGGGTAGCTAAATGCAAAATATTATGGTTTTTAAGTCGTGATTCAAATTCTTTGCGGCTGAACTGTTCTTCTTTGAGTGTGATGGAATTTTGAAAAGAATTCGCGATCGCCTGTACTTCTTGAATCGTGGCTGGCAATCCCGTTTGTCCAAACTTCTTCTCGTTACCCTTACCACCAAAGGCTCCTGCAAGAATACTCGGCTGCATTTTTGCTTTGGATGTAAAGTCGCTCAGGCTATAGGCAATCAGATTACTAATGCGATATTTCTCAATTAACCAATGTTTGCCATCGCTAGGTTTTGCTTCATATAGAGCCGAGAGGGGAATGTAGCGCAATAGGCTATCAGGAGCATAGAGAATTGTCTCCGTATTTGCCTGCTTGAGTTCTGTCTCAATCGGCTTAATTAAGATCTGATAGAGTTGGATCGCTGGTTCTTTAAAATCTTCAGAACCTGTATCTAATAAACTAGATTTGAAATTTTCGATTAAAGTTTTCAAATCATCCTGTTTAATATTGACAGTACGGCTAATCGGCGGCTGGTTTTGAGAGAATAGAATTAGCTCTAACCGATCATCAAGAATTAGTGGATAGAAGAGAACAGTTCTCTGAGGAATCTGTTTGAGGTAATCAGGAACCTTGTTGATTTCAGCTTTAGGGATTTGTTGGATTTGACTAGCAAGTTGGCGATTAAGTTCAGCGATTTGGGCAAACTTAACTGTGGAAACATCACGGATAAAAGCCTGCTCCACATCTAATAGTTGAATTCCCCGTAATGTTCTATCGGTTCCCTTAATATTTTTGAGATAGTCTTCCAGTTCTTGCACCTTGAGTAAGTCAATCACCTGCAAAGCTTCCATAACGCGACCCTGTTTCAGTAAAAGGTCAGCAAGACGGCGATAGGAACTCTCAATAGTAGATAAGTAAGACTTTTGATCTTCCTTGCTCAAACCACGGATATCTTTGCGAATTGCTTCACGAACATTTATTGATCGCTTATAAAACAGAATTGCTAACTCAGGTTGTCCCTGTTGGGAGAATAAATATCCAAGCTGACTCAGGGCGCTTCCTTCGCCAGCGCGATTGCCCATTTGAATAGCCGTAGCTAATGCTTGTTGATGATAGTCAAAGGCTTGATCAACTTGCCCCAGTGCATTGTAGGCAGTGCCTAAACTGCTGAGGGCAGTTCTGATGCCATCGCGATCGCCAATTTGTTTAGCAATTTCTAGACTTTGCTGGTAGTAGGCAACGGCTCTCTGGCTATCACCGAGGGCACGATAGGAAATTCCGAGATTGTTTAGTGTCCGTCCCTCTGTATAGCGATTACCAATTTCACGGGCAATCACTAGGGCTTGCTGGAAATAGCCGATCGCTTTGGGATATTGTCGAAGACTGTTATGGACAATTCCCAGATTATTTAAAGTATCAGCCTCACCGCTACGAGCGCCAACTTGCTTTTTGAGAGTTAAGGATTGCTGGTAATAATCAATGGCTTTCTGGTACTGCCCCAAAGAATCGTATGCCCCACCAAGGGTATTTAAGGCATCGGCTTCACCATTGCGATCATTAATTTGCTTTTTGATAACAAGAGATTTTTGATATTGCTCAATCGCTGTTTGATACTTACCAAGACCATCGTAGGCAATGCCAAGGGCGATATACAAATCTGACTCACCATCGCGATCGCCAATTTGCTTCAAGATGGGTAAACATTTTTGATAATAATCAATTGCCTTAGGATATTGTCCGAGCAGATTGTAGGCATTGCCGAGATTGCCTAACGAGCGACCTTCCCCATAGCGATCGCCAGTTTGTTTTTTAATTGCCAGAGCTTGCTCATGATATTCGATGGCTTTGGTGTACTGACCCAAGAAATAATAAGTGACCCCTAAATTAGCGAGGGAATTACCCTGATTATTGCGATCGCCAATTTCTTGAGCAATGGCTAAGGATTGCTGGTGATATTCAAGGGATTTTTGATACTTACCTAGAG containing:
- a CDS encoding CHAT domain-containing protein, which encodes MRKGFGIAVLLMLTGLPIQMLNCVEVQAQSETETNRKAEADRLLEQGNQLNRVSKFREALPIFERSLQIYREIKNRKGESNALNNIGNAYSSLGKYQKSLEYHQQSLAIAQEIGDRNNQGNSLANLGVTYYFLGQYTKAIEYHEQALAIKKQTGDRYGEGRSLGNLGNAYNLLGQYPKAIDYYQKCLPILKQIGDRDGESDLYIALGIAYDGLGKYQTAIEQYQKSLVIKKQINDRNGEADALNTLGGAYDSLGQYQKAIDYYQQSLTLKKQVGARSGEADTLNNLGIVHNSLRQYPKAIGYFQQALVIAREIGNRYTEGRTLNNLGISYRALGDSQRAVAYYQQSLEIAKQIGDRDGIRTALSSLGTAYNALGQVDQAFDYHQQALATAIQMGNRAGEGSALSQLGYLFSQQGQPELAILFYKRSINVREAIRKDIRGLSKEDQKSYLSTIESSYRRLADLLLKQGRVMEALQVIDLLKVQELEDYLKNIKGTDRTLRGIQLLDVEQAFIRDVSTVKFAQIAELNRQLASQIQQIPKAEINKVPDYLKQIPQRTVLFYPLILDDRLELILFSQNQPPISRTVNIKQDDLKTLIENFKSSLLDTGSEDFKEPAIQLYQILIKPIETELKQANTETILYAPDSLLRYIPLSALYEAKPSDGKHWLIEKYRISNLIAYSLSDFTSKAKMQPSILAGAFGGKGNEKKFGQTGLPATIQEVQAIANSFQNSITLKEEQFSRKEFESRLKNHNILHLATHAEFNTGTPDTSFIIFGNGDKIRLNEISDWDIPNVDLIILSACQTGIGALGEGIEILGFGYQVQKAGAKSAIASLWKVDDTGTQLLMDAFYKELQKGDIPIAEALRRSQISLIKSSNYNHPYFWSAFFAIGNGL